One part of the Neodiprion virginianus isolate iyNeoVirg1 chromosome 3, iyNeoVirg1.1, whole genome shotgun sequence genome encodes these proteins:
- the LOC124301221 gene encoding NADH dehydrogenase [ubiquinone] 1 subunit C2 encodes MGEMTEKEPNIQWALDLLTPHPERERFVLYDYWPPVTCALAGFASALVVNYFGKRPLMSGIQSHIVLTVLGAGIGQWGHLKRESILSERDAVFRDYIRRHPEDFPEPERKKWGDQFLEWVPVR; translated from the exons ATGGGCGAAATGACAGAGAAAGAACCCAACATACAGTGGGCTTTAGACCTATTGACACCCCATCCAGAGCGTGAACGTTTTGTTTTATACGATTATTGGCCTCCTGTAACGTGTGCTCTGGCAGGTTTCGCCTCGGCTCTAGTCGTAAATTACTTTGGAAAAAGACCTTTAATGTCAG gAATTCAATCACACATAGTGCTTACCGTACTGGGAGCTGGTATAGGTCAATGGGGTCATCTCAAAAGAGAAAGCATACTTTCAGAGAGGGACGCCGTTTTTCGTGATTACATTCGGCGCCATCCTGAAGATTTTCCAGAGCCAG AACGTAAAAAGTGGGGTGACCAATTTCTGGAGTGGGTTCCAGTGCGCTAG
- the LOC124299651 gene encoding uncharacterized protein LOC124299651: MTKGKAGSKNEIEKENLAEPAQANTSALSPEESDIQKSIEITINSIENLSTVNMVGGEGIEVLIKVQHNDNMLGESPLLKLDQIEEDSVINIDYNTLFTIVINKESSTQTAVSTPILITALTNCNSSNNATMNTIDASGDASSKDKAKRSSALKLKNSKGNHESVILGICNFDLIPLFLGEESLTEKLILEVPSLNASEAIISWSSLPRLTVSARLLDKNIFPPEMNINFLTITVESIYNLPSSFTEDMDYKASTVVYASSEVPDDITFDSGVRMSVPDTEKVKCWESLAHLEGHAKFAKYKLNSDVTRNELKNDLDLKLSETAPRVQWNSMRRSLLLHSGSEEMLSTIKRAMWTFLTSSILATAGVSTETEYVPSFPVMSENGQSTFVIIEFELHHSLQPARTLADLTGSNSVQFLSNIYSIDKMVHSCILPPIPCTSDLAEEQYSNCIRKLVDTLCEAYQDFMQNHMIPSASQQRPHKISSSVEIFGSNEGSNSGKKFGDDINVGSGDQKDCKYSYIKDDIACFVQYLHDTGSYLTVRSTLKSKIIMLLDQKFKIEMYMLGKKECQNFVATTYIYLVEQMHRTLNIVVEGQNARDLLNGNPIANASFFAEESCAFESTDDAHTEYLNIIEKDKKNPDSWVEYAVYLLRIKDIDRATECCREAIVLDKKHKIALLLYGVILCHKEQYCDAEVFLQTVTKIYPRFPEGWAILHLFYLRTEYFLGADVTIQVALKCMKDKDLDSISTHFLNRDPLVWTALNYPKNRIYLVTAVLLLKMFCLDFAGIALSQELLEMGRTRHFLYFMATQHYMEDRYDDAICHLQELVSLHGMEYSVASLMGHCHLKVGNFDQAIYCYEFANCSFDRPEDLHLAQLRLGYLYLDTDKYEAARKLFLVVCKNSPTCRSWLGVGIASYYLNDMKNAEKSLTEANNLSMHNAEVWGYLCLVNMSLQRYDEFLQCYRQVLKNNLSNVRVWTMIKDLMDSLDYVTPMLTIDSKESFMHESPEFEGGQDCHEPDDN; encoded by the exons ATGACTAAG GGCAAAGCTGGTAGTAAAAATGAGATAGAAAAAGAGAATTTAGCTGAACCCGCCCAGGCAAATACATCCGCTTTATCTCCGGAAGAATCAGATATCCAAAAGTCAATCGAGATAACTATCAacagtattgaaaatttgtctacaGTTAATATG GTGGGAGGAGAGGGTATCGAGGTACTGATAAAAGTTCAGCACAATGATAATATGTTGGGAGAAAGTCCTTTGCTAAAATTAGACCAGATTGAAGAGGACTCTGTGATCAACATCGATTATAATACTCTGTTtacaattgtaataaataaagagaGCAGCACGCAAACCGCAGTATCGACGCCAATTTTAA TAACCGCTTTGACAAATTGCAACAGTAGCAATAATGCGACAATGAATACCATCGATGCATCTGGGGATGCCAGCAGTAAGGACAAGGCAAAGCGGAGTTCTGCCTTGAAACTGAAAAACTCGAAGGGAAATCATGAATCAGTTATTTTAGGAATCTGCAATTTTGATCTTATACCACTGTTCTTAG GAGAAGAAAGCCTGACAGAAAAACTGATATTGGAAGTGCCATCGCTCAATGCTAGTGAAGCAATTATTTCTTGGAGTAGCTTACCACGTTTAACTGTCTCGGCACGGTTACTGgataaaaacattttcccTCCTGAAATGAACATCAATTTTCTGACAATCACCGTCGAAAGCATTTATAACTTGCCATCTTCTTTCACTGAAGATATGGACTACAAAGCAAGCACAGTCGTCTATGCCTCAAGTGAA GTGCCAGATGATATTACATTTGACAGTGGTGTAAGGATGAGTGTTCCTGATACTGAAAAAGTTAAGTGTTGGGAATCATTAGCCCATTTGGAAGGACATGCTAAGTTCGCGAAATACAAACTAAATAGTGATGTTACAAGAAATGAACTTAAAAACGACCTTGACCTCAAG TTATCAGAAACAGCACCCAGAGTACAGTGGAATTCTATGCGACGTTCGTTGCTTTTGCATTCAGGATCTGAAGAGATGTTGAGCACAATCAAAAG AGCTATGTGGACGTTTCTGACCTCCTCTATCCTGGCA ACTGCAGGAGTATCAACAGAGACTGAATACGTACCAAGTTTTCCTGTAATGTCAGAAAACGGTCAGTCTACATTTGTCATCATCGAGTTTGAATTACATCATTCATTGCAGCCAGCACGAACATTGGCAGATCTGACAGGCAG TAATTCAGTACAATTcttaagcaatatttacagcATAGACAAGATGGTACACAGTTGTATCTTACCACCAATACCATGTACAAGTGATCTGGCTGAAGAACAGTACTCAAACTGTATCAGAAAATTAGTAGACACACTTTGCGAAGCATACCAG GATTTTATGCAAAACCATATGATACCTAGTGCATCTCAGCAGAGACCCCATAAGATTTCATCATCTGTAGAAATATTTGGTTCAAATGAAGGATCTAACAGCGGGAAAAAATTTGGTGACGATATTAATGTTGGATCAGGTGATCAGAAGGACTGTAAATATAGCTACATTAAG GATGACATTGCTTGCTTTGTACAATATCTACATGACACAGGATCATATTTGACCGTACGTAGTACactgaaaagtaaaataataatgctactggatcaaaaattcaaaatagaaATGTATATGCTCGGTAAAAAAGAGTGTCAG aACTTTGTCGCTACAACTTATATATACCTGGTCGAACAAATGCATCGCACCTTGAATATAGTTGTCGAGGGCCAGAACGCCAGAGACTTGTTAAATGGTAATCCTATTGCAAACGCAAGTTTCTTTGCAGAAGAATCATGTGCATTTGAGTCCACAGACGATGCACATACAGAGTATCTAAAT ATAATagaaaaggataaaaaaaatcctgatAGTTGGGTCGAGTATGCCGTATACTTACTTCGCATTAAAGATATAGACCGTGCCACAGAATGTTGTCGCGAGGCCATTGTATTAGACAAAAAGCATAAAATCGC ATTACTTTTATATGGCGTAATTCTTTGTCATAAAGAACAGTACTGTGATGCAGaggtttttcttcaaactgtgacaaaaatttatcctcGGTTTCCCGAAGGATGGGCTATTCTTCATCTCTTTTATCTTCGAACGGAATACTTCCtag gtGCTGATGTCACTATTCAAGTCGCACTAAAGTGCATGAAAGACAAGGATTTGGATAGCATTTCCACCCATTTTTTGAATCGCGATCCATTGGTTTGGACAGCATTAAATTATCCAAAGAATAGAATTTATCTTGTAACAGCAGTTTTACTGTTGAAAATGTTTTGCTTggat TTTGCAGGCATAGCGCTTTCACAAGAATTGTTAGAAATGGGCAGAACAAGACATTTTCTGTATTTTATGGCTACACAACATTATATGGAAGATAGATATGACGATGCAATATGCCATTTACAAGAACTAGTAAGCTTACATGGAATG GAATACTCAGTGGCAAGCTTAATGGGACATTGTCACTTGAAAGTGGGCAACTTTGACCAAGCAATATACTGTTACGAATTTGCCAATTGTTCATTTGATCGTCCTGAAGACCTACATCTTGCACAGCTAAG ATTGGGATACCTATATCTTGACACTGATAAATACGAAGCTGcaagaaaacttttccttgTTGTTTGTAAGAATTCACCGACATGTCGGTCATGGCTTGGTGTAGGAATTGCCTCTTATTAC TTGAACGATAtgaaaaatgctgaaaaatcACTGACAGAAGCTAATAATTTGAGCATGCATAATGCTGAAGTGTGGGGTTATCTATGCTTAGTGAACATGTCATTACAGCGTTACGACGAATTTCTCCAATGCTATAGACAAGTTTTGaag AACAATCTGTCGAATGTACGGGTATGGACAATGATAAAGGACCTAATGGACAGTCTCGATTATGTAACTCCTATGTTAACCATTGATTCCAAAGAAAGTTTTATGCACGAATCACCAGAATTTGAAGGTGGCCAGGATTGCCACGAGCCTGACGATAACTGA
- the LOC124301213 gene encoding dentin sialophosphoprotein-like: MASTALEEKINKIRQRNEEIRRRHEEVEADKQNAAKLNALVKMVPPTDWPERKEPPEFSNPPAPRSNGNYKPKSSAREHRVQQQQYHAAGGDGKKTHVFAEGDGPPPDPSYNFLADAEREERARDDLRDDRFRGRGGSQRGTSKRRGGDPQGHSKDYRGSASGTKDATRPEYEAWRAERNRIDEARISRQRTAEGNWRREWDNNKVNVAENETGAPKSVRLNIGETVRKDHKEFDKWQSNGNDHDSPRGRGGKQHVSRGAPRGSPINRVYQHSNSFEQYHGHTSPSANKSASLSPNGIDERTVVATDKSIKVIVNHETTTSKSPVMSVKVSSSSIAGTGRVGPRQKPRILYSSQSENEASSHEHDKFFNHKSPDDKTSHVYFNRDNDEQQRSVPKSPHPHRKTDGNSKSPYLPRKEFKYDAQQQRHGENESKSPYTQRKQVKDSPKSPHFEKKADFSNRDSHIRQKNKSSGASTHSQKRTFDKTKHDSQKYTTPKKFEEPYTPKPQRTHKRNDKSKSLHHGNCREGQEPNTNESNTQSDNLNNDKSERSTNNQIVNNSENYNETNNVNDICEKQSSEDTALVNAVNETENGDKFASKPIIDSVNASPSTGVIGIEKSDTDKICSIDTCDITDKSEPMIILNYENTNSEELCNKNAEKESEIDSMIPNSDEDKTGEHCDIVEQIETSNELPKVLDESQKKPDIQTITEINIVDSTLETNCTVENISDNEIKCEQLNSIPAKGLDNVKEPEENVLTLTNELQSEAKAEIFQKPKDIAEELLQASNAIETSDVEKEALSSLEIKVQDNEEIASSNVDSQVAKNPEDKETSVI, translated from the exons ATGGCGTCGACTGCTTTGgaagagaaaattaataagATTAGGCAAAGGAATGAAGAGATCCGGCGAAGGCATGAA GAAGTGGAAGCAGACAAACAAAATGCAGCTAAATTAAATGCCCTGGTAAAAATGGTCCCCCCGACCGATTGGCCGGAGAGAAAGGAACCACCTGAATTCTCCAATCCACCTGCTCCAAGAAGTAATGGTAATTACAAGCCAAAATCTTCTGCGAGAGAACATCGTGTGCAACAACAGCAATATCATGCTGCAGGTGGAGATGGAAAGAAGACACACGTATTTGCTGAG GGCGATGGACCACCTCCAGATCCTAGCTACAATTTTCTTGCTGACGCTGAAAGAGAAGAAAGGGCTAGAGATGATTTGAGAGATGATCGATTCAGAGGTCGCGGTGGATCTCAGCGAGGAACTTCTAAAAGAAGAGGCGGGGATCCGCAAGGGCATTCCAAA GATTATCGAGGATCAGCCTCGGGAACTAAGGATGCTACCAGACCAGAGTATGAAGCTTGGCGAGCTGAGCGCAATCGAATTGACGAAGCCCGAATTAGTCGCCAACGTACAGCTGAGGGTAACTGGCGTCGAGAGTGGGATAATAATAAG GTAAACGTTGCGGAAAATGAAACTGGAGCTCCAAAATCTGTGCGCCTAAATATTGGAGAGACTGTTAGAAAAGACCACAAGGAGTTCGATAAGTGGCAAAGTAATG GCAATGATCATGATTCCCCTCGTGGCCGTGGTGGAAAGCAGCATGTTAGTCGTGGTGCTCCGAGAGGATCTCCTATCAATCGAGTTTACCAGCATTCAAATTCATTTGAGCAATATCATGGGCATACGTCACCTTCAGCTAATAAATCTGCATCTCTGTCCCCGAACGGAATTGATGAACGGACTGTTGTAGCGACTGATAAAAGTATCAAAGTTATTGTCAATCACGAGACAACTACTAGCAAGAGTCCTGTGATGAGTGTTAAAG TGAGTTCTTCAAGTATTGCTGGTACAGGCCGGGTTGGACCACGTCAAAAACCCCGCATTCTGTACAGCAGTCAATCAGAAAATGAGGCATCCAGCCACGaacatgataaatttttcaatcataaaTCTCCAGATGATAAAACAAGTCATGTTTACTTCAACCGAGATAATGATGAGCAACAGCGCTCTGTTCCAAAGAGCCCACATCCACACCGTAAGACGGATGGTAACTCTAAATCTCCGTATTTACCTAGGAAAGAATTTAAGTATGATGCACAACAGCAGAGACATGGAGAAAACGAATCTAAATCACCATACACGCAACGAAAACAAGTTAAAGACTCTCCAAAGTCTCCGCATTTTGAAAAGAAAgccgatttttcaaatcggGACTCTCATATTAggcaaaaaaacaaatcttcGGGTGCATCTACTCATTCTCAAAAACGAACGTTTGATAAGACCAAGCATGATTCACAGAAATATACTACTCCAAAAAAGTTTGAAGAGCCATATACTCCAAAACCTCAACGAACACATAAGCGAAATGATAAATCAAAAAGTTTACACCACGGTAACTGTAGAGAAGGGCAAGAACCGAATACTAACGAAAGCAACACACAGTCAGACAATCTTAATAACGATAAATCTGAACGATCCACCAATAACCAAATTGTCAATAACAGTGAAAATTACAATGAAACCAATAATGTAAACGATATCTGTGAAAAACAATCTTCTGAGGACACTGCGCTCGTTAACGCAGTCAATGAAACCGAAAACGGAGACAAGTTTGCGTCGAAACCAATTATAGATTCAGTAAATGCCAGTCCATCTACTGGTGTGAtaggaattgaaaaaagtgatACTGATAAAATTTGCTCCATTGATACTTGTGATATAACTGACAAATCTGAACCAATGATTATACTGAACTATGAGAATACCAATTCAGAAgaattatgtaataaaaatgctgagaaagagagtgaaatTGATTCTATGATTCCGAATTCTGATGAAGATAAAACCGGTGAACACTGTGATATTGTTGAACAAATTGAGACTAGTAACGAATTGCCAAAAGTATTAGATGAATCACAAAAAAAACCAGACATTCAAACAATTACTGAAATCAATATAGTAGACAGTACACTGGAAACAAACTGCACTGTCGAAAATATATCTGATAACGAAATTAAATGTGAACAGCTGAATTCAATTCCTGCAAAAGGCCTTGATAATGTGAAGGAGCCGGAAGAAAATGTACTCACTCTGACAAATGAACTGCAGAGTGAAGCAAAagctgaaatatttcagaagcCTAAAGATATTGCAGAAGAACTTCTGCAAGCTAGTAACGCCATTGAGACCTCAGATGTCGAGAAAGAAGCGCTTTCATCACTGGAAATCAAGGTGCAGGATAATGAAGAAATAGCTTCAAGCAATGTAGACAGCCAAGTTGCTAAGAATCCAGAAGATAAAGAAACTTCAGTAAtctaa